A portion of the Deinococcus peraridilitoris DSM 19664 genome contains these proteins:
- a CDS encoding SDR family oxidoreductase: MNMLTDKVAFITGAASGIGLASAKRLAQEGARVILADMQDEEGQRAQQEITQAGGEALFVHCDVSSPDSVRQAVEAGVQAFGRLDIVFANAGVNGVWAPIDELQPDEWNTTLAINLTGTYLTVHFTVPHLRRAGGGSIIITSSVNGNRTFSTPGASAYSTTKAGQVAFMKMIALELGRDNIRCNAICPGLIHTNIGQRTQQRHTEDIGIEVELPQGSPALHEGEGDPADVADTCLFLACDLSRHVSGVELYVDGGASLLR, encoded by the coding sequence ATGAATATGCTCACCGACAAGGTCGCGTTTATTACGGGCGCTGCGAGCGGCATCGGGCTGGCCAGCGCCAAACGCCTGGCGCAGGAAGGCGCGCGCGTCATCCTGGCCGACATGCAAGACGAAGAAGGCCAGCGCGCTCAGCAGGAAATCACTCAGGCGGGTGGCGAGGCATTGTTCGTGCATTGTGACGTGTCCTCGCCCGACTCGGTGCGTCAGGCTGTCGAGGCGGGCGTTCAGGCCTTCGGGCGCCTGGACATCGTCTTCGCCAACGCGGGCGTCAACGGCGTCTGGGCACCCATCGACGAACTGCAGCCCGACGAGTGGAACACCACCCTCGCCATCAACCTGACCGGCACTTACCTGACCGTGCACTTCACGGTCCCGCACCTTCGGCGCGCCGGTGGGGGCAGCATTATCATCACCAGCAGCGTCAACGGCAACCGTACCTTCTCGACGCCGGGCGCGAGTGCGTACAGCACCACCAAGGCCGGACAGGTCGCCTTCATGAAAATGATCGCGCTGGAGCTGGGCCGTGACAACATCCGCTGCAACGCCATCTGCCCGGGCCTCATTCACACCAACATCGGACAGCGCACCCAGCAGCGCCACACCGAGGACATCGGCATCGAAGTCGAACTGCCCCAGGGCAGTCCCGCCCTGCACGAGGGCGAGGGCGATCCAGCCGACGTGGCCGACACCTGCTTGTTTCTGGCCTGCGACCTCAGCCGGCATGTCTCGGGCGTGGAACTGTACGTCGACGGCGGAGCGTCCCTGCTGCGCTGA
- a CDS encoding sensor histidine kinase gives MRHLLSQKSLRAQLLVLLLLVLLGVLSLLVVEGLRNRNLALEQARRETRLLTRLSLRDLETDLFGLEQALNVLAILPEVQTPTLPTCSEQLRALARRFQAGYTFGVATREGRVVCASQPLGEVQRVTARPWFRQARARGQFSVGNYEVSVVSSRPALTLALPVPARQFAQQHVAAPAVVFASLDLSLLNRLSQVPQLPPGTALTLFDRSGTILARFPEPQAYVGRRYPEAEVTRGVLMGRTDTAELRGLDGTLRLYSFTPLIRQGESLLYATAGIDTRVVYQGANASLRLYLLAGLLLSLTVFTLTLRWGSRRILQPLDTLRRASRQLARGDLHTRAQLTRAPLEFQGLAGSFNLMAASLESRIKEVEQLTRDLELRVQERTAQLQSANETLESFAYTVAHDLRTPLRTIHGFTSAVSRVPELQASSRADLQRVLAAVERMDDLIRDLLAYSQLTRAEVELHALELSPVVCEVLRELHGEITRTNALVEVAPNLPPVVGNTTLLRQVLLNLIGNALKFSIPGQVPRVSVTATHHDSMVRISVQDQGIGVEAGHHERIFGVFTRLHLPSEYPGTGIGLAIVSQSVKRMNGQVGVKSEPGQGSCFWIILPSVK, from the coding sequence ATGCGCCATCTGCTGTCCCAAAAAAGCCTGCGTGCGCAGTTGCTGGTCTTGCTGCTGCTGGTGCTGCTCGGGGTCCTCTCGCTGCTGGTGGTTGAAGGCCTGCGCAACCGAAATCTCGCCCTGGAGCAGGCCAGGCGCGAAACCCGGCTGCTGACCCGGCTGTCCCTGCGCGACCTCGAAACCGACCTCTTCGGCCTGGAGCAGGCGTTGAACGTACTGGCAATCCTGCCCGAAGTCCAGACGCCGACGCTTCCCACCTGCAGCGAGCAGCTGCGCGCCCTCGCCCGCCGTTTTCAGGCCGGGTACACTTTCGGGGTCGCCACCCGTGAGGGCCGGGTGGTCTGCGCGTCGCAACCCTTGGGCGAAGTTCAGCGCGTGACCGCACGTCCCTGGTTTCGTCAGGCCCGCGCCCGGGGGCAGTTCAGCGTAGGAAACTACGAGGTCAGCGTGGTGTCATCACGCCCTGCCCTTACCCTGGCCCTGCCCGTACCGGCACGTCAGTTTGCGCAGCAACACGTCGCGGCGCCTGCGGTGGTGTTCGCCTCGCTCGACCTGTCGCTGCTGAACCGACTTTCGCAGGTCCCGCAGCTGCCTCCCGGCACGGCCCTCACGCTTTTCGACCGCAGCGGCACCATACTGGCGCGCTTTCCCGAGCCGCAAGCCTACGTGGGGCGGCGCTACCCGGAAGCCGAAGTAACCCGTGGAGTGTTGATGGGGCGCACGGACACCGCCGAACTGCGCGGACTTGACGGCACCCTGCGCCTGTATTCGTTCACTCCCCTGATCCGGCAGGGCGAATCCCTGCTGTACGCCACGGCCGGTATCGACACCCGGGTGGTGTATCAGGGCGCCAACGCCAGCCTGCGGCTGTACCTGCTGGCAGGACTGCTGCTCAGCCTCACGGTGTTCACCCTCACGCTGCGCTGGGGATCACGTCGGATTCTGCAGCCACTCGACACGCTGCGCCGCGCCTCACGGCAGCTGGCGCGAGGTGACCTGCACACCCGCGCCCAGTTGACGCGTGCTCCGCTGGAGTTTCAGGGACTGGCGGGCAGCTTCAACCTGATGGCCGCTTCGCTGGAATCGCGCATCAAGGAAGTCGAGCAGCTGACCCGCGATCTGGAGCTGCGCGTGCAGGAACGCACCGCGCAGCTTCAGTCCGCCAACGAGACGCTGGAGTCCTTCGCATACACGGTGGCACACGATCTGCGCACGCCACTGCGGACCATTCACGGCTTCACCTCTGCCGTATCCCGCGTGCCCGAGCTGCAGGCGTCCTCGCGCGCCGATTTGCAGCGGGTGCTGGCGGCCGTGGAGCGCATGGACGACCTGATCCGGGACCTGCTGGCCTACAGCCAGCTGACGCGCGCCGAAGTGGAACTGCACGCCCTGGAGCTGAGTCCCGTGGTTTGCGAGGTGCTGCGCGAACTGCACGGTGAGATCACACGCACGAACGCCCTGGTGGAGGTCGCACCCAACCTGCCGCCGGTGGTGGGAAACACCACGCTGCTGCGTCAGGTGCTGCTCAACCTGATCGGCAACGCCCTCAAGTTCTCCATTCCCGGTCAGGTACCCCGGGTTTCGGTCACGGCAACTCACCACGACTCAATGGTGCGCATCAGCGTGCAGGACCAAGGCATCGGCGTCGAGGCAGGCCACCACGAGCGCATCTTCGGGGTGTTTACCCGCCTGCACCTGCCCAGTGAGTATCCGGGCACTGGCATTGGCCTCGCCATCGTCAGCCAGAGCGTCAAGCGCATGAACGGCCAGGTGGGGGTCAAATCGGAACCCGGCCAGGGAAGCTGCTTCTGGATCATCCTGCCCAGCGTCAAGTGA
- a CDS encoding response regulator, with protein MSPYVLLIEDDENAIELTRRAFVQQGRFEVVAFQRGREALDFLRCRGPYQERAPQDPALIILDLGLPDLPGLEILAELKSDEALRVVPVVVLTVSDQPGDQAAAAERGANFFVRKPLRHEEFETTVELIGTFWSRVASTPGRPA; from the coding sequence ATGTCGCCCTACGTGCTGCTGATCGAAGATGACGAAAACGCCATCGAACTCACCCGTCGTGCTTTCGTGCAGCAGGGCCGCTTCGAGGTCGTGGCGTTTCAGCGGGGGCGCGAGGCCCTCGATTTCCTGCGCTGCCGGGGGCCTTATCAGGAACGCGCGCCTCAGGACCCGGCCCTTATCATTCTCGACCTGGGCCTGCCTGACCTGCCCGGTCTGGAGATTCTGGCAGAGCTCAAGTCCGACGAGGCCCTTCGTGTGGTGCCCGTGGTGGTCCTGACCGTCAGCGATCAGCCGGGCGATCAGGCAGCGGCAGCCGAGCGCGGCGCGAACTTTTTTGTGCGCAAGCCCCTCCGGCACGAGGAATTCGAAACAACCGTGGAATTGATTGGCACCTTCTGGTCGCGCGTGGCCAGCACGCCCGGGCGGCCCGCGTGA
- a CDS encoding alpha-glucosidase/alpha-galactosidase, whose amino-acid sequence MRQPKIAFIGAGSTVFAQNLLGDILSYPELRGADIRLLDIDPVRLATTDTVARRVARELGATPGISVTTDRERALDGADYVINMIQVGGYKPATVTDFEVPKKYGLRQTIADTLGIGGIMRALRTVPVLLDMSRDMERLCPDTLHLNYVNPMAMNIWALYRQSPIKTVGLCHSVQHTAGELASDLGIPVAEIDYLCAGINHMAFYLKFEHQGEDLYPKLLQIAEEGRAPKWNRVRYEMLRRLGYFVTESSEHFSEYVPYFIKERRPELIEQFGIPLDEYPRRCESQIASWETLRARLEDDTEKVEVKRSVEYGSLIIHSMETGLPRVVYGNVRNDALIDNLPEGCCVEVPCLVDRNGLQPTRVGGLPPQLAALMQTNINVQALTVEALVTGKREHVYHAAMLDPHTSSELTLDQIWALVDDLLEAHGEWIPEQFHRRKPVGV is encoded by the coding sequence ATGCGTCAACCCAAAATTGCCTTCATCGGTGCGGGCAGCACGGTCTTCGCCCAAAACCTGCTCGGTGACATCCTCTCTTACCCCGAGCTGCGCGGTGCCGACATCCGCCTGCTGGACATCGACCCGGTGCGTCTGGCGACCACCGACACGGTCGCGCGGCGCGTGGCGCGTGAACTTGGCGCCACGCCCGGCATCAGCGTCACCACCGACCGGGAGCGCGCATTGGACGGTGCCGACTACGTCATCAACATGATTCAGGTCGGCGGCTACAAACCCGCCACGGTCACCGACTTCGAGGTGCCAAAAAAGTACGGTCTGCGTCAGACCATTGCCGACACCCTCGGCATCGGCGGCATCATGCGGGCGCTGCGCACCGTGCCCGTGCTGCTCGACATGAGCCGCGACATGGAGCGGCTGTGTCCGGACACCCTGCACCTGAATTACGTCAATCCGATGGCGATGAACATCTGGGCGCTCTACCGCCAGTCGCCCATCAAGACCGTCGGCCTGTGCCACAGCGTGCAGCACACCGCCGGGGAACTCGCCAGCGACCTGGGCATTCCGGTCGCGGAAATCGACTACCTCTGCGCCGGGATCAACCACATGGCGTTTTACCTGAAGTTCGAGCATCAGGGTGAGGATCTGTATCCGAAGCTGCTGCAGATCGCTGAGGAAGGCCGCGCGCCCAAATGGAACCGCGTGCGTTACGAAATGCTGCGACGCCTGGGGTACTTCGTGACCGAGTCCAGCGAGCACTTCAGCGAGTACGTGCCGTACTTCATCAAGGAGCGCCGCCCGGAGCTGATCGAGCAGTTCGGCATTCCCCTCGACGAGTACCCACGCCGCTGTGAATCGCAGATTGCCAGCTGGGAAACCCTGCGCGCCCGTCTGGAAGACGACACGGAGAAGGTGGAGGTCAAGCGCAGCGTCGAATACGGCTCCCTGATCATCCACTCGATGGAAACCGGCCTTCCACGCGTGGTGTACGGCAACGTCCGCAACGACGCCCTGATCGACAACCTGCCGGAAGGCTGCTGCGTGGAGGTGCCCTGCCTGGTCGACCGCAACGGTTTGCAGCCCACCCGCGTCGGCGGCCTGCCACCCCAACTGGCGGCCCTGATGCAGACCAACATCAACGTGCAGGCGCTGACTGTCGAGGCCCTGGTGACCGGCAAGCGCGAACACGTGTATCACGCTGCCATGCTTGATCCGCACACCAGCTCCGAACTCACCCTCGACCAGATCTGGGCTTTGGTGGACGACCTGCTGGAAGCCCACGGCGAGTGGATACCCGAACAGTTTCACCGGCGCAAACCCGTCGGCGTCTAA
- a CDS encoding diacylglycerol/lipid kinase family protein codes for MTTSERSRRVLLLENPKSGQGNSKVEEFKALLRDHQYEVVERLLDDPERNPEHVRDAREFGALIAAGGDGTVSSIAYEARGMDVPILAFPAGTANLIAQNLNLPTDPAALVEILENRHTIRTDLAELRAGDVKWGFTLIAGAGADAKMIQESEELKPKLGVAAYLVSALKEIAPTQVNFRLNLDGRIIETQGMSVMFANFGMANFRLPVASGVDPSDGRLTVIVMKGRTALSLLPNLIDSIRSRLNLGDPMFEGNLETYECTEATLEADQQLPLQYDGEVIDAALPAQVRVLPGVVDFLTPGTPDDLKT; via the coding sequence ATGACGACTTCCGAACGCTCTCGCCGCGTGTTGTTGCTGGAAAATCCCAAGTCCGGGCAGGGCAACTCCAAAGTCGAGGAATTCAAGGCCCTGCTCCGCGATCATCAGTACGAGGTCGTCGAGCGGCTGCTCGACGACCCGGAGCGCAATCCCGAGCACGTGCGTGACGCCCGCGAGTTCGGCGCGCTGATCGCTGCGGGCGGTGACGGAACGGTCAGCTCCATCGCTTACGAAGCGCGCGGTATGGACGTGCCCATTCTGGCCTTTCCGGCGGGAACGGCCAACCTGATTGCGCAGAACCTCAATTTACCCACCGACCCGGCAGCCCTGGTTGAGATTCTCGAAAACAGGCACACGATCCGTACCGACCTGGCCGAACTGCGCGCCGGAGACGTCAAGTGGGGCTTTACCCTGATTGCGGGCGCGGGCGCCGACGCCAAGATGATTCAGGAAAGCGAGGAGCTCAAACCCAAGCTGGGTGTCGCGGCTTACCTGGTCAGCGCCCTCAAGGAGATCGCGCCCACCCAGGTCAATTTCCGCCTCAACCTCGACGGTCGCATCATCGAGACCCAGGGCATGTCGGTGATGTTCGCCAATTTCGGCATGGCCAACTTCCGGCTGCCGGTCGCGTCAGGAGTCGATCCTTCCGACGGGCGCCTCACCGTCATCGTGATGAAAGGGCGCACGGCCCTCAGCCTGCTGCCCAACCTGATCGACAGCATTCGCAGCCGCCTCAACCTGGGTGATCCGATGTTCGAGGGCAACCTCGAAACCTACGAGTGCACGGAGGCCACGCTGGAAGCCGACCAGCAGCTTCCGCTGCAGTACGACGGCGAGGTGATCGACGCCGCCTTGCCGGCCCAGGTGCGGGTTCTGCCGGGCGTCGTGGACTTCCTGACGCCTGGCACGCCGGATGACCTCAAGACCTGA
- a CDS encoding LacI family DNA-binding transcriptional regulator, translated as MKEVAARAGVSYQTVSNVLNDHPLVRPATRERVLQAIRELDYQPNFAAKALRAARSMTLTCAFFEHPTEELGDPYRSLIQAAVAHEADKRGYSTLISFVFREQPTTHQQLRRLFQQKRSDGAIIVGPSIDPEFAAGTRHWRMPTVLLDYSGPETAFSTVTADYAGGVHQLVDHLVAQGRRRLALIIAPDQGTTAAERHRGFHEALARHKLPGRVHPGEWSFAAGERAFQQLWAHKPRPDAILAGNDRMAAGCLAAARTLGVRVPKEVAITGFDDFEFARYTAPTLTTIHVPYAEMAAHAVRTLTELIDQPERQPVTHCLPVTLAGRQSA; from the coding sequence ATGAAAGAAGTCGCTGCCCGGGCGGGCGTGTCCTACCAGACCGTCTCGAATGTCCTCAACGACCACCCGCTCGTGCGCCCGGCAACCCGGGAACGGGTCTTGCAGGCGATCCGGGAACTCGACTACCAGCCCAACTTTGCCGCCAAGGCGCTGCGTGCCGCGCGGTCCATGACCCTCACCTGCGCCTTTTTCGAGCATCCGACCGAAGAATTGGGTGATCCGTACCGCAGCCTGATTCAGGCGGCGGTCGCCCACGAAGCCGACAAGCGCGGGTACAGCACCCTCATCAGCTTCGTGTTCCGCGAGCAGCCCACCACCCACCAGCAGCTGCGCCGGCTGTTTCAGCAAAAACGCAGTGATGGCGCCATCATCGTCGGACCATCCATCGATCCTGAATTCGCCGCCGGCACCCGACACTGGCGCATGCCGACCGTGCTGCTCGATTACAGCGGGCCGGAAACCGCTTTTTCCACGGTAACAGCCGACTACGCGGGCGGCGTGCACCAGCTGGTCGATCACCTGGTCGCGCAAGGCAGACGCCGACTGGCCCTGATCATCGCGCCTGACCAGGGCACCACGGCCGCCGAGCGCCACCGGGGCTTTCACGAAGCGCTCGCGCGCCACAAACTGCCGGGCCGCGTTCACCCGGGCGAGTGGTCCTTCGCGGCGGGCGAGCGGGCCTTTCAGCAGCTGTGGGCACACAAACCACGTCCGGACGCGATCCTGGCCGGCAACGACCGCATGGCCGCCGGCTGCCTGGCCGCCGCGCGCACCCTGGGCGTACGGGTGCCCAAAGAAGTCGCCATCACCGGCTTTGACGACTTCGAGTTCGCCCGGTACACGGCCCCGACCCTCACGACCATTCACGTGCCTTACGCCGAGATGGCCGCACACGCGGTCCGCACGTTGACCGAACTGATCGACCAGCCCGAGCGGCAGCCCGTCACCCACTGCCTGCCGGTCACGCTGGCAGGTCGGCAGTCCGCCTAA
- a CDS encoding M42 family metallopeptidase: MPASEPAPLRPQDEPPLLAYLRHLVNLTGPSGSEEDVVRAVAQLARPLADTVEVDAPGNVIVTRRAAQDGARRLIIATHMDEVGFRVRQVTREGFLRLEKVGGTDDRILPAQRVWIRTDSARLLGVIGTKSAHLLTDPDRAKVVPYPELYVDIGARDAEAASAMGVRPGDPVGFVGELTELGAGSGRFTGHALDDRAGCAVLLSLLERYRDNAPPVTIIAAFTVQEEVGLRGAQGVARRIEADVALALDMTAADDTPDTGGGHLTLGAGAALKVMDFSTLAHPAVRRGLQQAADQAGLNVQHELMRGIGTDAGALQFGGQGIPTGAVSVANRYTHSPVEVLDVQDLQGALDLLDAFAARLPDLDLRFVDLPEAVGG, from the coding sequence ATGCCCGCTTCAGAACCCGCTCCGCTTCGTCCACAAGACGAGCCCCCGCTGCTCGCGTACCTGCGTCACCTGGTGAACCTCACGGGTCCCAGCGGCAGTGAAGAAGACGTGGTCCGCGCCGTCGCGCAGCTCGCGCGGCCCCTGGCCGACACGGTCGAAGTCGACGCCCCCGGGAACGTCATCGTGACCCGCCGCGCCGCGCAGGACGGCGCGCGTCGTCTGATCATCGCAACGCACATGGACGAGGTGGGTTTCCGGGTGCGTCAGGTCACCCGTGAGGGATTCTTGCGTCTCGAGAAAGTCGGGGGCACCGACGACCGCATCCTGCCCGCCCAGCGCGTGTGGATCCGCACGGACAGCGCGCGCCTGCTGGGCGTGATCGGCACCAAGAGCGCGCACCTGCTCACGGACCCGGACCGGGCCAAGGTCGTGCCGTACCCCGAACTGTACGTGGACATCGGCGCGCGGGATGCCGAGGCGGCGAGTGCCATGGGCGTGCGTCCGGGTGACCCGGTGGGGTTCGTGGGTGAGCTGACCGAACTGGGCGCGGGAAGTGGCCGCTTCACCGGGCACGCCCTGGACGACCGGGCCGGCTGCGCGGTGCTGCTCTCGCTGCTGGAGCGCTACCGGGACAACGCGCCGCCCGTCACCATCATCGCCGCCTTTACCGTGCAAGAAGAAGTCGGTTTACGCGGCGCCCAGGGCGTCGCTCGCCGCATCGAGGCCGACGTGGCCCTGGCGCTCGACATGACCGCCGCCGACGACACACCCGACACGGGCGGCGGCCATTTGACGCTCGGTGCGGGCGCCGCCCTGAAAGTCATGGATTTCTCCACGCTCGCGCATCCGGCGGTGCGCCGCGGTCTTCAGCAGGCAGCCGACCAGGCAGGATTGAACGTGCAGCACGAACTGATGCGCGGCATCGGCACCGACGCCGGGGCGCTGCAGTTCGGCGGTCAAGGCATCCCGACAGGCGCCGTTTCGGTGGCCAACCGGTACACGCACAGCCCGGTCGAGGTGCTCGACGTGCAGGACCTGCAGGGCGCGCTGGACCTGCTCGACGCGTTCGCCGCACGACTTCCCGACCTCGACCTGCGTTTTGTGGACCTCCCCGAAGCAGTGGGAGGCTGA
- a CDS encoding response regulator: protein MTTPLVLLVDDNEADLMLALAAIELSSLKADVCIARDGEEALEFLRRSGRHANRPDNDPSVVLLDLNMPRMNGLEVLSIIRADASLRRIPVVMLTTSAEQQDIDASYERGSNAYVVKPVSFDGTVEAMRTLAAFWTMLNNTVTPKNGAGRSS, encoded by the coding sequence ATGACCACGCCCCTCGTGCTGCTCGTCGATGACAACGAGGCAGACCTGATGCTCGCGCTGGCCGCCATCGAGCTGTCGAGCCTGAAAGCCGATGTCTGCATTGCCCGCGACGGCGAGGAAGCCCTGGAGTTTCTGCGCCGCAGCGGACGGCACGCCAATCGCCCGGACAATGATCCCAGCGTGGTGCTGCTCGACCTGAACATGCCGCGCATGAACGGTCTGGAGGTGCTGAGCATCATTCGCGCCGACGCCTCGCTGCGCCGCATTCCGGTGGTGATGCTCACCACCTCGGCCGAGCAGCAGGACATCGACGCCAGCTACGAACGGGGAAGCAACGCTTACGTCGTCAAGCCGGTCAGTTTCGACGGAACCGTCGAGGCCATGCGGACGCTGGCCGCGTTCTGGACCATGCTCAACAACACGGTCACACCCAAAAACGGCGCGGGGCGCTCCTCCTGA
- a CDS encoding aminotransferase class I/II-fold pyridoxal phosphate-dependent enzyme: protein MSSAKEQYEAFKAKGLKLNMQRGQPSDADFDLSNGLLSVLTERDYMAGTLDLRNYPGGVTGIPEARALFGALLGVRSEQVIVWNNASLELQGHVLTWALLRGVRGSSGPWITGRPKIIVTLPGYDRHFLLLQTLGFEVLGVNMQEDGPDVDAIEKLAQDPSVKGMLFVPTYSNPGGESISPEKAARLARLQSAAPDFTIFADDAYRVHHLHEHDRDEAVNFVALCEEAGNPDRAFVFASTSKITFAGAGLGFLASSTANVQALGSWLNALSIGPNKLEQYRHVKFLEAYPGGLKGLMREHARLIAPKFAAVDEVLQRELGSLGLASWKLPKGGYFISLNTALPVADRVVKLAEAAGVSLTPAGATYPGGRDPNNANIRLAPTRPPLNEVREAMTVVATCIRVASEEHQAR from the coding sequence GTGAGCAGCGCGAAAGAACAGTACGAAGCCTTCAAGGCCAAGGGCCTGAAGCTGAACATGCAACGCGGCCAGCCCAGCGACGCGGACTTCGACCTGTCCAACGGCCTCCTGAGCGTTCTGACCGAGCGGGACTACATGGCCGGCACGCTGGATCTGCGCAATTACCCGGGCGGCGTGACCGGCATTCCCGAAGCGCGCGCGCTCTTCGGCGCCCTGCTGGGCGTGAGGAGTGAACAGGTCATTGTCTGGAACAACGCCAGCCTGGAGCTGCAAGGCCACGTGCTGACCTGGGCGCTGCTGCGGGGCGTGCGGGGCAGTTCGGGTCCCTGGATCACCGGGCGGCCCAAGATCATCGTGACGCTGCCCGGCTACGACCGGCACTTCCTGCTGCTTCAGACGCTGGGCTTCGAGGTGCTGGGCGTAAACATGCAAGAAGACGGTCCCGACGTGGACGCCATCGAGAAGCTCGCCCAGGACCCCAGCGTGAAGGGCATGCTGTTCGTGCCGACTTACTCCAATCCGGGCGGCGAAAGCATTTCGCCGGAGAAAGCCGCGCGCCTGGCACGCCTGCAGAGTGCCGCGCCGGACTTCACCATCTTTGCCGACGACGCCTACCGGGTGCACCACCTGCACGAGCACGACCGGGACGAAGCGGTCAACTTCGTAGCGCTGTGCGAGGAAGCCGGAAATCCGGACCGCGCTTTCGTGTTCGCTTCGACCAGCAAGATCACCTTCGCGGGCGCGGGCCTGGGCTTTCTGGCGAGCAGCACCGCCAACGTGCAGGCCCTGGGCAGCTGGCTGAACGCGCTGAGCATTGGGCCCAACAAGCTCGAGCAGTACCGTCACGTGAAGTTTCTGGAAGCGTACCCGGGCGGACTGAAAGGCCTGATGCGCGAGCACGCCCGATTGATCGCCCCGAAGTTCGCGGCAGTGGATGAGGTCTTGCAGCGCGAACTGGGCAGCCTCGGCCTGGCTTCATGGAAATTGCCGAAGGGCGGGTACTTCATCAGTCTGAACACCGCGCTGCCGGTGGCCGATCGCGTGGTGAAGCTCGCCGAGGCGGCGGGCGTGAGCCTGACCCCGGCCGGCGCGACGTATCCGGGTGGGCGTGACCCCAACAATGCCAACATTCGTCTGGCCCCCACCCGCCCGCCGCTGAACGAAGTGCGCGAGGCCATGACCGTGGTGGCCACCTGCATCCGGGTGGCCAGCGAAGAACATCAGGCGCGCTGA
- a CDS encoding aldose epimerase family protein produces MRAELTNYGALLVRLLAPDRKGTLEDVVLGHDRPEPYFDHAQSPFFGATVGRCANRIAGGQFSLLGHNYSLARNNGPNALHGGEQGFDQQVWDVRTYLGPDGPCAEFSRLSPDGEEGYPGNLAVQVTYTLTQDQALRIDYEATTDAPTPVNLTHHSYWNLSGDVREDILGHQLTVFADGITPVDASLIPTGSIQPVEGTPFDFREPHPIGEAIDRENEQLRFAGGYDHNFVLRGGPELKPAATLYHATTGRELQVLTTEPGLQVYSGNFLDGQISGKGGRRYGYRSAICLEPQHFPDSPNQPHFPSVILEPGQRFTSRTVYAFKTRGAG; encoded by the coding sequence ATGCGTGCGGAGCTTACCAATTACGGTGCGCTTCTCGTGAGGCTGCTGGCCCCGGACCGGAAAGGCACCCTGGAGGACGTGGTGCTGGGTCACGACCGGCCCGAGCCGTATTTTGACCATGCACAGTCTCCTTTTTTCGGCGCCACCGTGGGCCGCTGCGCCAACCGCATCGCGGGAGGTCAGTTCAGCTTGCTGGGCCACAACTACTCTCTCGCCCGGAACAACGGTCCCAACGCCCTGCACGGTGGTGAACAGGGTTTTGACCAGCAGGTTTGGGACGTGCGGACCTACCTCGGACCGGACGGCCCCTGCGCCGAGTTCTCGCGTCTCAGCCCGGACGGCGAGGAAGGTTATCCGGGTAACCTGGCGGTCCAGGTGACTTATACGCTGACCCAGGACCAGGCGCTGCGCATCGATTACGAGGCCACCACCGACGCGCCCACACCGGTCAACCTCACCCATCACTCGTACTGGAACCTGAGCGGTGACGTTCGCGAGGATATCCTCGGACACCAGTTGACCGTATTCGCTGACGGCATCACCCCGGTGGACGCTTCTCTTATTCCGACGGGCAGCATTCAGCCGGTCGAGGGAACGCCGTTTGACTTCCGCGAGCCCCACCCGATCGGGGAAGCCATCGACCGGGAGAACGAGCAGCTGCGCTTCGCCGGAGGCTACGACCACAATTTTGTCCTGCGGGGAGGGCCAGAGTTGAAACCTGCCGCCACCTTGTATCACGCTACGACCGGGCGGGAATTGCAGGTGCTGACGACCGAGCCGGGTCTGCAGGTGTACTCTGGCAACTTTCTTGATGGGCAGATCAGCGGCAAAGGTGGACGGCGTTACGGCTACCGTTCGGCCATCTGTCTGGAACCCCAGCACTTTCCGGACTCCCCCAATCAGCCGCACTTTCCCAGTGTCATTCTGGAGCCAGGGCAGCGTTTCACGTCTCGCACGGTGTACGCCTTCAAGACCCGCGGAGCAGGCTGA